A stretch of Rhinopithecus roxellana isolate Shanxi Qingling chromosome 12, ASM756505v1, whole genome shotgun sequence DNA encodes these proteins:
- the FBXO27 gene encoding F-box only protein 27 isoform X1, with protein sequence MGAWASRGRAARVPAPEPEPEEALDLSQLPPELLLVVLSHVPPRTLLGRCRQVCRGWRALVDGQALWLLILARDHGATGRALLHLARSCQSPARNARPCPLGRFCARRPIGRNLIRNPCGQEGLRKWMVQHGGDGWVVEENRTTVPGAPSQTCFVTSFSWCRKKQVLDLQEEGLWPELLDSGRIEICVSDWWGARHDSGCMYRLLVQLLDANQTVLDKFSAVPDPIPQWNNNACLHVTHVFSNIKMGVRFVSFEHWGQDTQFWAGHYGARVTNSSVIVQVRLS encoded by the exons ATGGGCGCCTGGGCCTCCAGGGGCCGGGCCGCCCGGGTCCCCGCGCCGGAGCCGGAACCAGAAGAGGCGCTGGACCTGAGCCAACTGCCCCCGGAGCTGCTTCTGGTGGTGCTGAGCCACGTCCCCCCGCGCACGCTTCTCGGGCGCTGCCGCCAAGTGTGCCGGGGCTGGCGAGCCCTGGTGGACGGCCAGGCCCTGTGGCTGCTGATCCTGGCCCGTGATCACGGCGCCACCGGCCGCGCACTACTGCACCTCGCCCGCAGCTGCCAGTCTCCCGCCCGTAACGCCAGGCCTTGCCCTCTTGGCCGCTTCTGCGCGCGCAGACCCATCGGACGCAACCTTATTCGCAACCCCTGCGGCCAAG aagGCCTCCGAAAGTGGATGGTGCAGCACGGTGGGGACGGCTGGGTGGTGGAGGAAAACAGGACAACCGTACCCGGGGCCCCTTCTCAGACGTGCTTCGTGACTTCATTCAG CTGGTGTCGCAAGAAGCAGGTCTTGGACCTACAGGAGGAGGGTCTGTGGCCAGAACTGCTGGATAGTGGCAGGATTGAGATTTGTGTTTCTGACTG gTGGGGAGCCCGACACGACAGTGGCTGTATGTATAGACTCCTTGTCCAACTTCTAGACGCCAACCAGACTGTTCTAGATAAATTCTCTGCTGTGCCTGATCCCATCCCACAGTGGAACAACAATGCCTGCCTTCAC GTCACCCACGTGTTCTCCAACATCAAGATGGGCGTCCGCTTTGTGTCTTTCGAACACTGGGGCCAGGACACACAGTTCTGGGCTGGCCACTATGGAGCCCGTGTGACCAACTCCAGTGTGATCGTGCAAGTCCGTCTGTCCTAG
- the FBXO27 gene encoding F-box only protein 27 isoform X3 gives MGAWASRGRAARVPAPEPEPEEALDLSQLPPELLLVVLSHVPPRTLLGRCRQVCRGWRALVDGQALWLLILARDHGATGRALLHLARSCQSPARNARPCPLGRFCARRPIGRNLIRNPCGQEGLRKWMVQHGGDGWVVEENRTTVPGAPSQTCFVTSFSWCRKKQVLDLQEEGLWPELLDSGRIEICVSDWWGARHDSGCMYRLLVQLLDANQTVLDKFSAVPDPIPQWNNNACLHK, from the exons ATGGGCGCCTGGGCCTCCAGGGGCCGGGCCGCCCGGGTCCCCGCGCCGGAGCCGGAACCAGAAGAGGCGCTGGACCTGAGCCAACTGCCCCCGGAGCTGCTTCTGGTGGTGCTGAGCCACGTCCCCCCGCGCACGCTTCTCGGGCGCTGCCGCCAAGTGTGCCGGGGCTGGCGAGCCCTGGTGGACGGCCAGGCCCTGTGGCTGCTGATCCTGGCCCGTGATCACGGCGCCACCGGCCGCGCACTACTGCACCTCGCCCGCAGCTGCCAGTCTCCCGCCCGTAACGCCAGGCCTTGCCCTCTTGGCCGCTTCTGCGCGCGCAGACCCATCGGACGCAACCTTATTCGCAACCCCTGCGGCCAAG aagGCCTCCGAAAGTGGATGGTGCAGCACGGTGGGGACGGCTGGGTGGTGGAGGAAAACAGGACAACCGTACCCGGGGCCCCTTCTCAGACGTGCTTCGTGACTTCATTCAG CTGGTGTCGCAAGAAGCAGGTCTTGGACCTACAGGAGGAGGGTCTGTGGCCAGAACTGCTGGATAGTGGCAGGATTGAGATTTGTGTTTCTGACTG gTGGGGAGCCCGACACGACAGTGGCTGTATGTATAGACTCCTTGTCCAACTTCTAGACGCCAACCAGACTGTTCTAGATAAATTCTCTGCTGTGCCTGATCCCATCCCACAGTGGAACAACAATGCCTGCCTTCAC
- the FBXO27 gene encoding F-box only protein 27 isoform X2: MGAWASRGRAARVPAPEPEPEEALDLSQLPPELLLVVLSHVPPRTLLGRCRQVCRGWRALVDGQALWLLILARDHGATGRALLHLARSCQSPARNARPCPLGRFCARRPIGRNLIRNPCGQGLRKWMVQHGGDGWVVEENRTTVPGAPSQTCFVTSFSWCRKKQVLDLQEEGLWPELLDSGRIEICVSDWWGARHDSGCMYRLLVQLLDANQTVLDKFSAVPDPIPQWNNNACLHVTHVFSNIKMGVRFVSFEHWGQDTQFWAGHYGARVTNSSVIVQVRLS, from the exons ATGGGCGCCTGGGCCTCCAGGGGCCGGGCCGCCCGGGTCCCCGCGCCGGAGCCGGAACCAGAAGAGGCGCTGGACCTGAGCCAACTGCCCCCGGAGCTGCTTCTGGTGGTGCTGAGCCACGTCCCCCCGCGCACGCTTCTCGGGCGCTGCCGCCAAGTGTGCCGGGGCTGGCGAGCCCTGGTGGACGGCCAGGCCCTGTGGCTGCTGATCCTGGCCCGTGATCACGGCGCCACCGGCCGCGCACTACTGCACCTCGCCCGCAGCTGCCAGTCTCCCGCCCGTAACGCCAGGCCTTGCCCTCTTGGCCGCTTCTGCGCGCGCAGACCCATCGGACGCAACCTTATTCGCAACCCCTGCGGCCAAG GCCTCCGAAAGTGGATGGTGCAGCACGGTGGGGACGGCTGGGTGGTGGAGGAAAACAGGACAACCGTACCCGGGGCCCCTTCTCAGACGTGCTTCGTGACTTCATTCAG CTGGTGTCGCAAGAAGCAGGTCTTGGACCTACAGGAGGAGGGTCTGTGGCCAGAACTGCTGGATAGTGGCAGGATTGAGATTTGTGTTTCTGACTG gTGGGGAGCCCGACACGACAGTGGCTGTATGTATAGACTCCTTGTCCAACTTCTAGACGCCAACCAGACTGTTCTAGATAAATTCTCTGCTGTGCCTGATCCCATCCCACAGTGGAACAACAATGCCTGCCTTCAC GTCACCCACGTGTTCTCCAACATCAAGATGGGCGTCCGCTTTGTGTCTTTCGAACACTGGGGCCAGGACACACAGTTCTGGGCTGGCCACTATGGAGCCCGTGTGACCAACTCCAGTGTGATCGTGCAAGTCCGTCTGTCCTAG